Below is a window of Camelina sativa cultivar DH55 chromosome 11, Cs, whole genome shotgun sequence DNA.
ATCATTAGTCTTTGTGACTCTCACTTTTACCCATTGTTGTTAAAAATcgtcagtctttgtgactgtcACTTTTACCCACAGCTTTGAAAACtcatcagtctttgtgactgtgaTTTGGAAACATAAcacttttgttggttttgttctAATACAACGGCTAGTACTTTTGGTTGGCTGTTAAAGTCTTTTAGACAAAGAAGCAGAACACTTTGGTTGgatgttaaatattttagacAAAGAAGCAGAACACTCTGGTTGGATCTTAAGTCTTTTCGACAAAGAAACATATCAGTCCGAAAACACAACAATTTTGGCTTACAAAAAATCATAAGTGTTTGTGATTGAGATTGGGAGAAAACACAACACTTTTACCCAAAGCTTATAAAtatctttgtgactgagactgcGAGAAAACTCAATACTTATACCCAaagcttacaaaaaaaatcataagattgATAGAAAACACAACACTTTTACCCAAAGCTTATAAAAATCTATCAGTCTCTGTGACTGAGTAATATGATACCCACGAGACTGAGACCAATTCGAACATTGATCCCTTATGTTACCCACAGCTTGAAATATTTAGACATGGATCTTGTTCGGTTTATTGTTTACGTCTTTGGACAAAGATACATAACAGTCTTAGACAGAGACTAGATTGGGAAAAACAAAGGATAGGTTTCATTTTGGTGGAAGGAAGATGGCACCCACGACTTTAAACACTAGTCTGAGAGCGATTCGAACATTGATCTCTTATGGTACCCACGGCTTGAACTCTCTAGACATGGATcatgtttggtttgttgtttcagTCTTTAGACAAAGATGCATAACACTTTGGAGTGGTTTTAGTACCCATGCTCGACTTCAAAATTTGACTGATTGGGAGAAAACAATTCCTTTTACCCACAACTTAAAAGAATCATCAGTctgtgtgactgagattgggaAAAATACAATCTCTTTTACCCACAGcttaaaaaaattcatcagTCTCTGTGATTGAGATTGAGAAACATGACACTTTGGTTGGATTGGTTCTAGTTACCCACAGATTTAAATAATCATCAGTCTCTGTTACTGAGAATGGGAAACATAACACGttggtttgattggttttagtACCCACGGCTTAAGAGAGTTTTTGGACAAAGTTATTGTTAAGTCTTCAGTCTTTTTAGACAAAGAAACATCACAGGTATATGGTCTTCTAAACCTTctctaaaactaaaagaatgTGTTGCTCTTCTTGTTTGCTATGAGCCAATATTTACCAACttgataatatattaataataatgtaaagGTTAGGtgacagacaaaaaaaagtatggcTCTTAATATCTTCCTATGGAGCTTTGTAAACTAAGAATGAAGAAgttccaaaataattaaaaccaaaagatcTTCCCATGGAGCTTGGTTGTGAAAATGCTAACTGGGATTTCTCCAACGTGCACCCATTGTTGCAAAAGCTTTCCCTGCATTTtttcatacaaaacaaacaaaatgtcaCCATATATAATGTATGAATATTATTGACAAATGAGAATAGTTTTCAGTTGGTTGGCTCGAGTTCTTTACCTCGTGGTATCAAGTAACTGTGTGGCTATGCCTTTTCTTCTGTTAGAAGGTGAGACCCAAATCGCTCTAATTCCACAGATAGCtggtttagcttcttcttcacacacaATTGCTCCATTATCTAATCTATCATCTGAAGCTCGACATCTTTTTAATACCTCTCTTTGTAGCACAATGTTTCCAAACTGGATGGAGGTTGAAGGCGAGGAGGAGGTCTCTTTCTTTAACTGTCTTTCATCATCAGGAGGAGATATAAGCTTGAATGCTTCCTTAATTGGTTCTGCAACTAGACATCCAGAGATCCTCTGAGAGGAAACGAATAGATAAACCTACACATAACAAGGAAAGTAATTGGAGGCTACACACATAACAACAAGGTAGTTCTTGAAACAACTGAGAAAGTAATTGGAGGCTAGTGAAAACAGTTGGGCTATATCTTCTATCTAGTGAAATTTACTGAATGAGATCATCAAAGAAATCGAAGAAAGTCATTTCTATCTCTGAAAATGAAATTTCTTGAGTGGTTCCCAGAGCTAGTCACAGAAATGGAAAGAATCAGAATAAAGTTGAAGCTTCTTCCTCCTTTAAATGTGGCAAAAAGTAAAGCAAGTATTCATTCCCAATAAGTTTTGTATCAGATCATCATAGTTGGCTATGGAACTAAATCGAAAATGTCAGTAAAGAAGACGTGGATGGATACAGGGGTCATTTTTACCTTACAATGTTGGTGAAGAATCCAATCCTCACCTAGCTCAACCTCCatcattttcaaaacctctttcaCCTGCAACCCATTAGATCCTCAAAGTATGAAGAGCCCAGTAACATAAAAACAGCGCAAGTTGAATAtattgaaggagaaaaaaatgaacCTTGTTTCTATGTGCATGGGAATCATTTTCAGAAAGCATAACAATGCGGCTCTTGTTGAAGGAAGGCATTGTGAAGGCTTTCTCGTTAAGCCAACCCTGAGACCAATTAAAAAGCCAAGTACTTTGAATCAATAGTCAATGAAAATATAAGTCTTTCAAGAGTACAGTGAAGAGCATCAAAACCTTAAAAGGGATCCCATTCATAAAAACCTTGTGAAAATCATGATGGTTCTTCTCATCTGATTCATCTCCAGGAGCATACTTAATTCCACACACATCGCAGTGTCTGAGAAGGAAATCGGATTGCCCCAACTCTAAATAAAATTGCGTATAACTCCGcttctttttcagatttttaggtgcataagaagatgaagaagaagaagatccttTCTTAAGCACTTCACTTCTAAATACCCAAAATTAAGAGACACACTTAATTAGCACCCTAAACAGATATAACCCAAAGAATCTCAAAAAGGGATTTGCCTTTCAAAACCCACAAGATGATTGATTAACTTACCTATCGGGAATCGCGGATCGACGCTGAAATGTATTGACGATGACGTTCCGGTTTTGCTCCCAGACGGCTAAATCATCGTCCGTGTCTGATGTTGTTGTTACTGAGGCGGCGATagtagacgaagaagaagatgaagagggcTTGAAGAAAGAATTGATTTTGGCTTGCATTGTTTGAGTTCGATGAAACCTTCTTCTCAGGTTTCTTTTTCTCCCCCTCATCTTCTGCGGATTTTGGCGCCAATCAAAAATTTGTTAACCTAAATCTAAGTGAAATTTTGGCGCCActggattttatttttgggggTCAAATAAGTAATTTTCACCTATGACATTGGATAATGCTTGCTTATTGAGATTGGATATTGTAAACATGGTATGCGATGCACATAGCAGTGTTGTAGATGTTTAGATATCATCAAACTACATTAGACAACGTCAAAAGAAAGGACAGTGCGAAGTGAAGTTTCTGTGTGCTTTTATATATTGATTACATTTACATGTATGTATTGTGGTGTATTAAGTTACTTAATCACATGTATCCCACCGAAGATTAAACTCTATTAATCTACGTTTTCTCCCTGGCTATTACCTCTTTCCTCCTCTTCAACAGATCACccaacaaaaaatatgtaattgAGAAGCCTATTATCATATCATCTGTCGGATAAAACCGAGTTGCTCCATGACAGCACGAAATCTCGAAATACATTTGGTAAATCTgcatttcaaaacaaaaaggaacaaGATTCTCAGACTCATACAAAACTACTTGGAAGTAAGATTCCCATGTCTATCAAGAACGTCGACGGTCAAGTGAGATGAGAGGTTGAAAATCTCTAAGCCtttcaagagaaaaacaaaggcTTTCATGATGTCTTGTTATGTTAAGAATGCATATCTGAGATAGTCTTGTCCAATCTCTCCAATCCATACGACACTATTGGTACAAAACCTTCATTATTTGGATGATAGATGAAGTGAGACAAAAATTTTACCTCGCACAACTTCCATGGCGAGTGTGGGAATATCTACTTCGTCTTCAACCAATTTATATACGTCGGCAAGCTGCAAGAACCAAAGTCAATTTACTGCTTTAGAATGTCAATGGAGATGATAAATGCTACAGATATATAACTCTGCTGATGTTTGATGTATAAACCTCTTCTACGTGAAGCTTCGAGTCCTCTGTGAGTGCAAGAATAAGTTTCCTGCGGATGCCTTCGTCAAGGAGGAAAAGACGAGCTCCATCCTTAATGGTATCTGTCAAGTCAAGCTTACTTTCCCTGTATGTTTTATGAGTAAACTATGGATTTAAAATTCAAGCTTCACAAGGTAAACGAGTGAGAATTTAGGAGCAACGCTTATATAAAACTCGGGTTACTTACACACGCTCTACTCGTAGATTAGGATTGCTACTCATTTTGGCGACGTTTTCCTTTGCCAGTGATAAAAGGTTTTCCAGCCTTTTCCATTGGAAAACACCATCTTTGAATAGAACCTGACAGGTGGTAACAATAGCTTTGATTTCAGCTGATGCGGATAACAATTCAACATAtcatatatgaaacaaaatcagaattATCAGTTTAACCTGTATCAAGCGTTCCCTAAGTGCAGGATTTGGATCCGTTAGAAGCCGTTTTGCTACATATGGATAAGCAACCTATAAAACAAGTTAACTTTTAGTATGGAAAGGGAAATATGAGTGAAAAAATAGCTAGTATCTGCTCATTTCAGGATTTATATGTCAGCTCaatcaaaactgaaaagaaaaatcaaaataataatcgTGACTTCACCTCTAGAAATTTAAAATCAGGCTTCAGCGTGAAACATATACCCTCCTGAGTAAGCAGAGAACGAATAACAAGAGAGAACCGCTCCGGGATACGGATAGGAAAGTCGTACACAAGCTTGTTGAATTGGCCTACAACAAAAACGTGACACCGTTTCTTCAAATGTGAAAGGGGTGCTCAGTAAAGAATACAAACTTGTTTGAGGAAAGCAATATATCAAGTACCTGTAACACTTCGAAAATTGAAATCTGCAAGTCCTTTCCCCGCAGAATTCTGCCAGATGGCTTCTAAAGCTGGAACGATAGGAGAAACATCTGTTTCCTTGGCCAAGAATCCGAGCCTAGTGAAATCATTTGCCATCTCCCCATAGTCCTCATTAACCGCATGAACAACAGCATCAATCAAAATTTGCTTGTTTTgctgagaaaaaaagaaagggtttTGTTTAGACTGTGAATGACAAAGTCTTTATATACAGATGTGAGATTACTATGGGAAGGAGGCCTACGTTAGTTACTAAGGTTATTAGATACCTCGAAACCATTAAACTTAAATTACCTGACTCAGTACAGCAACATTACCAAAGTCCACATAAGCAATACGCCCATCCTGCATTGCAAAGATATTTCCAGGATGTGGATCTCCATGGAACAATCCAAATTCCAACAGCTGCCTTAGAGCAGCACTGACGCCAACAGTCAAGAATCCATTTAAATCGATACCCGCATCCTTGATGGCCTGAGTACAATTAGTAAAAGTCAGTACTCAGAGTATACTGTATTTTGACTTTTTAGAAAGGTATAAAGGAATATATATGGTTGGCCCCTATTTCAAAGTCATTACCTGTGGGTCAGTGCACCGAATACCATCGATCCACTCCATTACCAAAACCCGTGGACCACAAAGATTCTTGTATACTCGAGGAATTTTGACAGTGGGGTCATCTTTGAAGTTCTCCAGAAAGTCTTCAATGTTTCTGGCTTCCTGTAGGCAAGAACTTACGGTTAACCGGGATTATAGAAAGACTCATTTTTTCAGAtcgtcaaaagaaaagaaaagcatagAGTCAAATTGACAGTTATATGAGATACCAATGTATAGTCAAGCTCCTCCAAAAGCTTTTCTCCAAATTCATCAACTATTAGCTCTGCGTTGCAACCCAGTTTCTGTATACTGAAGCCATTTAAGAATGAAGCGAGGGTtcgaaaaagaaagagatccCGGTAAATTATGGGCTCTATTTGTGGTCGCTGCAcctgtatatatacataacataGATGTCAAACCCAAACTTTAAAACAGTTTACAGTTTGATAAGCCTGTATGACATATCACAACTTTCAAAGAAGATAAACTCTACAGCCAAGgagattttttcaattttaaagaaCCTTGATAGCAACATCCTCTCCAGTGGCACGTAGAGTAGCTCGATAAACTTGGCCCAAGCTTGCAGCCGCTATTGTCTGTGAAGAAATT
It encodes the following:
- the LOC104721700 gene encoding protein CHROMOSOME TRANSMISSION FIDELITY 7-like isoform X1, which gives rise to MRGRKRNLRRRFHRTQTMQAKINSFFKPSSSSSSSTIAASVTTTSDTDDDLAVWEQNRNVIVNTFQRRSAIPDRSEVLKKGSSSSSSSYAPKNLKKKRSYTQFYLELGQSDFLLRHCDVCGIKYAPGDESDEKNHHDFHKVFMNGIPFKGWLNEKAFTMPSFNKSRIVMLSENDSHAHRNKVKEVLKMMEVELGEDWILHQHCKVYLFVSSQRISGCLVAEPIKEAFKLISPPDDERQLKKETSSSPSTSIQFGNIVLQREVLKRCRASDDRLDNGAIVCEEEAKPAICGIRAIWVSPSNRRKGIATQLLDTTRESFCNNGCTLEKSQLAFSQPSSMGRSFGFNYFGTSSFLVYKAP
- the LOC104721700 gene encoding protein CHROMOSOME TRANSMISSION FIDELITY 7-like isoform X2 translates to MRGRKRNLRRRFHRTQTMQAKINSFFKPSSSSSSSTIAASVTTTSDTDDDLAVWEQNRNVIVNTFQRRSAIPDRSEVLKKGSSSSSSSYAPKNLKKKRSYTQFYLELGQSDFLLRHCDVCGIKYAPGDESDEKNHHDFHKGWLNEKAFTMPSFNKSRIVMLSENDSHAHRNKVKEVLKMMEVELGEDWILHQHCKVYLFVSSQRISGCLVAEPIKEAFKLISPPDDERQLKKETSSSPSTSIQFGNIVLQREVLKRCRASDDRLDNGAIVCEEEAKPAICGIRAIWVSPSNRRKGIATQLLDTTRESFCNNGCTLEKSQLAFSQPSSMGRSFGFNYFGTSSFLVYKAP
- the LOC104721699 gene encoding uncharacterized aarF domain-containing protein kinase At4g31390, chloroplastic isoform X2, whose product is MYDFMVGRDEEVVPFRARQLRNLLCNLGPSFIKAGQVLANRPDIIREDYMNELCILQDDVPPFPNEVAFNIIEEELGQPLEALFSQISSQTIAAASLGQVYRATLRATGEDVAIKVQRPQIEPIIYRDLFLFRTLASFLNGFSIQKLGCNAELIVDEFGEKLLEELDYTLEARNIEDFLENFKDDPTVKIPRVYKNLCGPRVLVMEWIDGIRCTDPQAIKDAGIDLNGFLTVGVSAALRQLLEFGLFHGDPHPGNIFAMQDGRIAYVDFGNVAVLSQQNKQILIDAVVHAVNEDYGEMANDFTRLGFLAKETDVSPIVPALEAIWQNSAGKGLADFNFRSVTGQFNKLVYDFPIRIPERFSLVIRSLLTQEGICFTLKPDFKFLEVAYPYVAKRLLTDPNPALRERLIQVLFKDGVFQWKRLENLLSLAKENVAKMSSNPNLRVERVESKLDLTDTIKDGARLFLLDEGIRRKLILALTEDSKLHVEELADVYKLVEDEVDIPTLAMEVVRDLPNVFRDFVLSWSNSVLSDR
- the LOC104721699 gene encoding uncharacterized aarF domain-containing protein kinase At4g31390, chloroplastic isoform X1, with product MESIHCNSLVNPNFALNQRRRRTNRAVLDRRDALSRSLVSLDAVELRRSWTFSAVRTSNFTVRAAASTGVGGRSSTDASIMTTAMSGVDRVGKSSSALEQLDIERGVCVPFRKYSPETVRSKVLESRGSVVSLASRGVEIVWTLGLYWSTLMYDFMVGRDEEVVPFRARQLRNLLCNLGPSFIKAGQVLANRPDIIREDYMNELCILQDDVPPFPNEVAFNIIEEELGQPLEALFSQISSQTIAAASLGQVYRATLRATGEDVAIKVQRPQIEPIIYRDLFLFRTLASFLNGFSIQKLGCNAELIVDEFGEKLLEELDYTLEARNIEDFLENFKDDPTVKIPRVYKNLCGPRVLVMEWIDGIRCTDPQAIKDAGIDLNGFLTVGVSAALRQLLEFGLFHGDPHPGNIFAMQDGRIAYVDFGNVAVLSQQNKQILIDAVVHAVNEDYGEMANDFTRLGFLAKETDVSPIVPALEAIWQNSAGKGLADFNFRSVTGQFNKLVYDFPIRIPERFSLVIRSLLTQEGICFTLKPDFKFLEVAYPYVAKRLLTDPNPALRERLIQVLFKDGVFQWKRLENLLSLAKENVAKMSSNPNLRVERVESKLDLTDTIKDGARLFLLDEGIRRKLILALTEDSKLHVEELADVYKLVEDEVDIPTLAMEVVRDLPNVFRDFVLSWSNSVLSDR